The following are encoded together in the Lactuca sativa cultivar Salinas chromosome 1, Lsat_Salinas_v11, whole genome shotgun sequence genome:
- the LOC111886067 gene encoding transcription factor RAX2: MGRAPCCDKTSVKKGPWSPEEDAKLKEFINKHGTGGNWIALPHKAGLKRCGKSCRLRWLNYLRPNIKHGEFSEDEDRIIYSLYASIGSRWSIIAGQLPGRTDNDIKNYWNTKLRKKLLAMLPSFQKKPSFHQSIPLQSSPLSDHQDNFLNTSLSFYNNSNFMNVSNSLLTTTGSSLFHDHMNVTDLFVPPTSNPLTGMISNNNYYSGFQGDQSLNKECYYPEVKERMLMFGGGGGEVLSTTCSSSDGGGSCMSQISYNKYDHHRIKQEDQFSLQWFGDQRHAFMIDHNYVDDQKPKGYFKNHVNPLHINLEEAKQLTGINNNSSSSVNISGYLMNDDDENKTTRILTDGCYMMIDGSN; this comes from the exons ATGGGAAGAGCTCCTTGTTGTGACAAAACAAGTGTGAAAAAAGGgccatggtctcctgaagaaGATGCAAAGCTCAAAGAGTTTATAAACAAACATGGCACTGGTGGTAATTGGATCGCTCTTCCTCACAAGGCCG GTTTAAAAAGATGTGGGAAGAGTTGCAGGTTAAGATGGTTAAACTATTTGAGACCCAATATTAAACATGGTGAGTTTTCTGAAGATGAAGATAGGATCATCTACAGCTTGTATGCTAGCATTGGTAGCAG ATGGTCAATAATAGCAGGTCAGCTACCAGGAAGGACTGACAACGATATCAAGAATTACTGGAACACCAAACTTAGGAAGAAGCTATTGGCTATGCTTCCTTCCTTCCAAAAGAAGCCATCTTTTCACCAATCTATTCCCCTTCAATCATCACCGCTTTCTGATCATCAAGACAATTTCTTGAACACTTCTTTATCGTTTTACAACAACTCTAACTTCATGAATGTTAGCAACTCTCTCCTCACCACCACCGGTAGCAGCCTCTTCCATGATCATATGAATGTTACTGATCTCTTTGTGCCACCAACTTCAAACCCCTTAACCGGTATGATCTCCAACAACAATTATTATTCAGGGTTTCAAGGTGATCAGAGCTTGAATAAGGAGTGCTACTACCCAGAGGTGAAAGAAAGGATGCTGATGttcggaggtggtggtggtgaagtacTGAGTACAACTTGTTCTTCCTCCgacggtggtggtagttgcatgaGCCAAATAAGCTACAACAAGTATGATCATCATCGGATCAAGCAAGAAGACCAGTTTTCCCTTCAGTGGTTTGGAGATCAAAGGCATGCTTTCATGATAGATCATAACTACGTTGATGATCAGAAACCAAAAGGGTATTTCAAGAATCATGTTAATCCGCTGCATATTAACCTAGAAGAAGCGAAGCAACTCACTGGTATCAACAACAACAGCAGCAGCAGCGTCAACATCAGCGGCTACTTGAtgaatgatgatgatgaaaaCAAGACAACACGTATTCTTACTGATGGATGTTATATGATGATTGATGGGAGTAACTAA